A portion of the Halopelagius inordinatus genome contains these proteins:
- a CDS encoding GMP synthase subunit A, with translation MTRIAVIDNHGQFTHLEHRTLRDLGVDVEILDNDIPAAEIDADGLVLSGGPDMDRIGNCADYLELGVPVLGICLGMQIIAAELDGRVGSGDYGGYADVDVEILDDDDPLVGSLAPETRVWASHADEVKQLPDGFVHTGTSDVCGIESMSDTDRDLYGVQWHPEVAHTERGEEVFENFLAICER, from the coding sequence ATGACTCGCATCGCCGTCATCGACAACCACGGCCAGTTCACCCACCTCGAACACCGGACGCTCCGCGACCTCGGGGTCGACGTCGAAATCCTCGACAACGACATCCCGGCCGCGGAGATAGACGCCGACGGTCTCGTCCTCTCTGGCGGTCCGGACATGGACCGCATCGGCAACTGCGCGGACTACCTCGAACTCGGCGTCCCCGTCCTCGGCATCTGTCTCGGCATGCAGATAATCGCCGCCGAACTCGACGGGCGAGTCGGATCGGGCGACTACGGCGGGTACGCCGACGTCGACGTCGAGATTCTCGACGACGACGACCCCCTCGTCGGTTCGCTCGCCCCCGAGACGCGCGTCTGGGCGAGTCACGCCGACGAAGTCAAGCAACTCCCCGACGGGTTCGTCCACACCGGAACCAGCGACGTCTGCGGCATCGAATCCATGAGCGACACCGACCGCGACCTGTACGGCGTCCAGTGGCATCCGGAAGTCGCCCACACCGAACGGGGAGAGGAAGTGTTCGAGAACTTCCTGGCTATCTGCGAGCGGTAG
- a CDS encoding DUF2070 family protein, with protein MTATQSDLAGLSRFIFRAPSWYASLAFALLLAAMAGVAAFDTGTSVRTWRGLFFLGKDAWEGIFFIGIPTVVAVFGTTGVDRFVGGKLTPNRSSLLALVSEVIMVAIVTAAAIVSVLTPLGQRFVFDALVLALASVFAFRLLVIMAVSQSSILVAAVPASIQSLTAAVLLFIYSGALRFLSVGGPLSNAYLTPYLSRADHAPAAFSAISPDHFLILGMMCGVYAFFVYGFIVVVDRPWRRSLGVSLLDFLGGFIGHVAEGSRELETFFEDLGEEAIVPVTVLSFREPDGPEKARFVLPMIHPGPMGEIGGGNFPERVARRSEGLAFPPHATAGHDFNLVTEREVDTILDAADDAHENIDYGTEATESVRTESGEAKMLGQGFGDDALLVSTYAPGFADDVEYAVGLSAAAEARTTGLDDVLLVDAHNCNNGLDGPDLGHVTPGSRRSFDMITAAALTGERLGEAERGDVSLGVAWHRTSWTPMQGIGPLGIRVSVTEVNEQTTAYVLVDGNNMEPGLRDELVSELAGGESPLVDVVEVMTTDTHIVNTVKADNQVGAALDHDELRALVSDLVEEAKADCEPVEAGVAVERAEVTVFGNDRTETLASHANAVVSMGGAFAASVILAAMAVSVLIFLFA; from the coding sequence ATGACGGCGACTCAAAGTGACCTCGCGGGGCTGTCGCGGTTCATCTTCCGCGCCCCGAGTTGGTACGCAAGTCTCGCTTTCGCCCTGCTCTTGGCGGCGATGGCGGGCGTCGCCGCGTTCGATACCGGAACGTCCGTGCGGACGTGGCGCGGTCTGTTCTTCCTCGGGAAGGACGCGTGGGAGGGCATCTTCTTCATCGGCATTCCGACCGTCGTCGCGGTGTTCGGAACGACCGGCGTAGACCGGTTCGTCGGCGGGAAACTGACGCCGAACCGGTCGTCGCTTCTCGCCCTCGTCTCGGAGGTGATAATGGTCGCTATCGTCACCGCCGCCGCCATCGTCTCCGTACTCACGCCCCTCGGCCAGCGGTTCGTCTTCGACGCTCTCGTCCTCGCGTTGGCGTCGGTGTTCGCCTTCCGGTTGCTCGTCATCATGGCCGTCTCGCAGTCGTCGATTCTCGTGGCGGCGGTTCCGGCGAGCATCCAGTCTCTGACGGCGGCGGTTCTGCTCTTCATCTACAGCGGCGCTCTGCGATTTCTCTCCGTCGGCGGGCCGTTGTCGAACGCGTATCTGACGCCGTATCTCTCCCGCGCGGACCACGCGCCCGCCGCGTTCTCGGCTATCTCGCCGGACCACTTTCTCATCCTCGGGATGATGTGCGGGGTGTACGCCTTTTTCGTCTACGGCTTCATCGTCGTCGTAGACCGGCCGTGGCGGCGCAGTCTCGGCGTCTCCCTGCTCGACTTCCTCGGCGGGTTCATCGGCCACGTCGCAGAGGGCTCTCGCGAACTGGAGACGTTCTTCGAGGACTTGGGCGAGGAGGCCATCGTCCCCGTCACCGTCCTCTCGTTTCGCGAACCCGACGGCCCCGAGAAGGCGCGGTTCGTCCTGCCGATGATACACCCCGGTCCGATGGGTGAAATCGGCGGCGGAAACTTCCCCGAACGGGTCGCCCGGCGGTCCGAGGGACTCGCGTTCCCGCCGCACGCCACCGCGGGTCACGACTTCAACCTCGTCACCGAACGCGAGGTAGACACCATCTTAGACGCCGCGGACGACGCCCACGAGAACATCGACTACGGGACGGAGGCGACAGAGAGCGTTCGCACGGAGTCCGGCGAGGCGAAGATGCTCGGACAGGGGTTCGGCGACGACGCCCTCCTCGTTTCGACGTACGCGCCGGGGTTCGCCGACGACGTGGAGTACGCCGTCGGCCTCTCGGCGGCGGCGGAGGCGCGCACCACCGGCCTCGACGACGTCCTCCTCGTGGACGCGCACAACTGCAACAACGGACTCGACGGCCCCGACCTCGGCCACGTCACGCCCGGGTCGAGACGCTCTTTCGACATGATAACGGCCGCGGCGCTGACGGGCGAGAGACTGGGCGAGGCCGAACGCGGCGACGTCTCACTCGGCGTCGCGTGGCACCGGACGAGTTGGACGCCGATGCAGGGTATCGGCCCCCTCGGCATCCGCGTCTCGGTCACGGAGGTAAACGAGCAGACGACGGCCTACGTCCTCGTGGACGGCAACAACATGGAACCGGGACTGCGCGACGAACTCGTCTCCGAACTCGCAGGCGGGGAGTCGCCGCTCGTGGACGTCGTCGAGGTGATGACGACGGACACGCACATCGTAAACACCGTCAAAGCCGACAATCAGGTCGGGGCGGCGCTGGACCACGACGAACTTCGGGCGCTCGTCTCTGACCTCGTCGAGGAGGCGAAAGCCGACTGCGAACCCGTCGAGGCGGGCGTGGCCGTCGAACGCGCCGAGGTGACCGTGTTCGGTAACGACAGAACCGAGACGCTCGCCAGTCACGCCAACGCCGTCGTCTCGATGGGCGGCGCCTTCGCCGCCTCCGTCATCTTGGCCGCGATGGCCGTCAGCGTCCTCATCTTCCTGTTCGCGTGA
- a CDS encoding DUF3194 domain-containing protein: MPTDEEVVETAADAAEGVIFANYKQSDVTDFDVTVTFEDGVLEVDVYVNAPGNADEVADDAALAARDAVDELFDETDAAET; this comes from the coding sequence ATGCCGACCGACGAAGAGGTCGTGGAGACGGCCGCAGACGCCGCGGAAGGCGTCATCTTCGCGAACTACAAGCAGTCCGACGTCACCGACTTCGACGTGACGGTGACGTTCGAGGACGGCGTCCTCGAAGTCGACGTGTACGTCAACGCGCCCGGGAACGCGGACGAGGTGGCCGACGACGCCGCACTCGCCGCGCGGGACGCCGTGGACGAACTGTTCGACGAGACGGACGCCGCCGAGACGTAA
- a CDS encoding prefoldin subunit beta — MQGNLPPEAQEKLEELQDLQETAQSVAAQKQQAESTLTESKTALETLEDVDEDTAMYREIGELLVETEYDEAYDDLEEKVDTLEVRVEQLQKQEERVQEQFEDLQSELQQMLQGGAGGGPMGPGGAGGA; from the coding sequence ATGCAGGGTAATCTGCCGCCGGAAGCGCAAGAGAAACTCGAAGAACTTCAGGATCTGCAGGAGACCGCACAGTCGGTCGCCGCGCAGAAGCAGCAGGCCGAATCCACGCTCACCGAGTCCAAGACCGCCCTCGAAACGCTCGAGGACGTCGACGAGGACACAGCGATGTACCGCGAAATCGGCGAACTTCTCGTCGAGACGGAGTACGACGAGGCGTACGACGACCTCGAAGAGAAGGTCGACACGCTCGAAGTTCGCGTCGAGCAGCTCCAAAAGCAAGAAGAGCGCGTCCAAGAGCAGTTCGAGGACCTCCAAAGCGAGCTCCAGCAGATGCTGCAGGGCGGCGCGGGCGGCGGCCCGATGGGCCCCGGTGGCGCAGGCGGCGCATAA
- a CDS encoding KEOPS complex subunit Pcc1, producing MDGAHDATLEFSYADERRARIVAESVRVEVGEIDDARSAAAVEREGRVVSVRVDAADIVALRAGTNSWLRLVSVAETVAADAAERPSADRETDPHEGSREA from the coding sequence ATGGACGGCGCGCACGACGCGACGCTCGAATTCTCTTACGCCGACGAGCGACGCGCCCGCATCGTCGCAGAGAGCGTCCGCGTCGAAGTCGGCGAGATAGACGACGCCCGGTCGGCCGCCGCCGTCGAACGCGAGGGGCGAGTCGTCTCCGTCCGCGTGGACGCCGCCGATATCGTCGCCCTCCGGGCGGGGACGAACTCGTGGCTTCGTCTCGTCTCGGTCGCGGAGACGGTGGCGGCGGACGCCGCCGAGCGACCCTCGGCGGACCGTGAGACCGACCCGCACGAAGGGTCTCGCGAAGCCTGA
- a CDS encoding DNA-directed RNA polymerase subunit P, giving the protein MSYKCSRCKRDVELDEYGGVRCPYCGHRVLLKERAPDVKEVPVE; this is encoded by the coding sequence ATGAGCTACAAATGCTCTCGCTGTAAGCGCGACGTCGAACTGGACGAGTACGGCGGCGTGCGCTGTCCGTACTGCGGGCACCGCGTCCTCCTGAAGGAACGCGCGCCCGACGTGAAAGAAGTTCCCGTCGAGTAA
- a CDS encoding eL43 family ribosomal protein has protein sequence MAEKKARTTGSAGRFGARYGRVARRRVKEIEAEMRSAKVDGDDVKRLGTGIWKNEETGEVFTGGTYRPETPGGKQVRRSIRAALSSDDDE, from the coding sequence ATGGCCGAAAAGAAGGCACGAACGACCGGTAGCGCCGGTCGGTTCGGCGCGCGCTACGGGCGCGTCGCACGACGCCGGGTAAAGGAGATAGAAGCCGAGATGCGCTCTGCGAAAGTCGACGGCGACGACGTCAAGCGCCTCGGTACGGGCATTTGGAAGAACGAGGAGACGGGCGAAGTGTTCACCGGCGGCACGTACCGGCCGGAGACGCCCGGCGGAAAGCAGGTCCGTCGTTCCATCCGCGCGGCGCTTTCGTCGGACGACGACGAGTAA